Proteins encoded in a region of the Thermoanaerobaculia bacterium genome:
- a CDS encoding universal stress protein codes for MKTGDSGAVLICADMSGYAPVVIREGLRVAAFEKVPAIVLHVVDDRFPYPDLFAVNNPDVDYFMTLRENALRRLREWAESGPGPRPELMVARGKPSSVILEVAGERRPSLVVVGAHGLTGTRHPHALGGTAERVARSSPASVLIVVRPPE; via the coding sequence ATGAAAACAGGCGATTCCGGGGCCGTGCTCATCTGCGCGGACATGTCCGGTTATGCGCCGGTCGTCATCCGCGAAGGTCTGCGAGTCGCCGCTTTCGAAAAAGTCCCCGCGATCGTCCTGCACGTCGTCGACGACCGCTTTCCCTATCCCGACCTCTTCGCGGTGAACAACCCCGACGTCGACTACTTCATGACTCTCCGGGAGAACGCCCTCCGCCGCCTCCGGGAGTGGGCCGAGAGCGGCCCGGGACCCCGCCCCGAGCTCATGGTCGCGCGGGGCAAGCCGTCCTCGGTGATCCTCGAGGTCGCCGGCGAACGCCGGCCGTCGCTCGTGGTCGTCGGAGCCCACGGTCTGACCGGCACGAGGCATCCGCACGCGCTCGGCGGAACGGCGGAGCGGGTCGCCCGGTCTTCTCCCGCATCCGTGCTGATCGTCGTTCGCCCGCCGGAATGA